Proteins encoded by one window of uncultured Bacteroides sp.:
- a CDS encoding sodium-translocating pyrophosphatase translates to MKFFFLTAMLLGLCLNAQASEADLAIPDLHQGTYHIFGGTVSSWDFLFYGAMIIVGTLGFSLILFHQIKKLRAHDSMLRVAAIIYATCRTYLLQQGKFLLMLFSIVAGILCIYFFGLLGKPFFVVMEVLLFSVIGMLGSYSVAWYGIRVNTYANARTAFASLRAKPLDVVNIPLKAGMSVGLFLISLELVMMVVILLFVPRDRVGICFLGFAIGESLGASALRIAGGIFTKIADIGSDLMKVIFKVKEDDPRNPGVIADCTGDNAGDSVGPTADGFETYGVTGVALITFITLAIDNPEIQAKLIVWIFGMRFLMDFLSGCSFFINQAISRKLYANKKDFNFEAPLMRLIWIAAILCISVSFFMSHLLLSDLTNTTLWWKLAIIISCGTLAAVLIPEFTKMFTSSKSNHVQEIVTASREGGASLNILSGIVTGYLSAFWTGLLIVALMTIAYFTSEQGLVEILGPHASIFAFGLVAFGFLCMGPVTIAVDSYGPVTDNAQSVFELSQIEQIPGISESIEKDFGFTPDFEVGKHFLEANDSAGNTFKATAKPVLIGTAVVGATTMIFSIILLLEKVGMLKLSLTDAPVILGLICGGAVIFWFSGASMQAVTTGAYRAVEFIKKNFNMDKKEADIKDSIAVVKICTQYAQKGMWNIFIALISLTLSFAFMDPNFFVAYLVSIAVFGLFQAIFMANAGGSWDNAKKVVEVDLKEKNTPLHEAVVVGDTVGDPFKDTSSVSLNPIIKFSTLFGLLATEICIEMKRNPDFDYSMYIAIPFLILSLIFVWRSFYGMRIPVEKKTSEINNKVTINVSSEVTEKERIERSYVDEFVSDKSCVLGSERVPVEKK, encoded by the coding sequence ATGAAATTTTTCTTTTTAACAGCTATGTTATTGGGACTTTGTTTGAATGCGCAGGCAAGTGAGGCCGATTTGGCAATACCTGATCTGCATCAAGGTACTTACCACATCTTTGGTGGAACAGTTTCTTCCTGGGATTTCCTCTTTTATGGAGCGATGATTATTGTTGGAACGTTGGGATTCAGTTTAATTCTGTTCCATCAGATCAAAAAACTAAGAGCACATGATTCTATGCTGAGAGTTGCGGCCATTATTTATGCCACCTGCCGGACTTATCTTCTTCAGCAAGGCAAATTCCTTTTAATGCTTTTTTCTATCGTTGCCGGTATTCTTTGTATATACTTTTTTGGCTTGCTTGGGAAACCATTCTTTGTGGTTATGGAGGTTCTGTTATTCTCAGTCATTGGTATGCTGGGGTCGTACAGTGTGGCATGGTACGGAATTCGTGTGAATACCTATGCGAATGCTCGTACAGCCTTTGCTTCTTTGCGGGCAAAGCCTCTTGATGTAGTAAATATCCCTTTGAAGGCCGGAATGAGTGTGGGGCTTTTCCTTATCTCTCTTGAATTGGTGATGATGGTGGTTATTTTGCTGTTTGTTCCCCGTGATAGAGTGGGGATCTGTTTCCTTGGATTTGCCATTGGTGAATCTTTAGGCGCAAGTGCTTTACGTATTGCCGGAGGTATCTTTACCAAGATCGCTGATATCGGTTCTGACTTAATGAAGGTAATCTTCAAAGTGAAAGAAGATGATCCGCGTAATCCGGGTGTAATTGCCGATTGCACCGGTGATAATGCCGGCGATAGTGTGGGTCCAACTGCCGATGGCTTTGAAACCTATGGAGTAACCGGTGTAGCATTAATCACATTTATTACCCTTGCTATAGATAATCCGGAAATACAAGCTAAATTGATTGTTTGGATTTTCGGTATGCGTTTTCTGATGGACTTCCTTTCCGGATGTTCTTTCTTTATTAATCAGGCAATTTCAAGAAAACTTTATGCAAACAAAAAAGATTTTAATTTTGAAGCTCCTCTGATGCGTTTAATCTGGATTGCAGCTATTCTCTGTATCTCTGTAAGTTTCTTTATGAGCCATTTGTTATTGTCCGATTTAACTAATACTACTCTTTGGTGGAAACTGGCTATTATTATCAGCTGTGGAACGTTAGCAGCAGTACTTATACCTGAATTTACCAAGATGTTTACCAGCTCAAAATCAAATCACGTACAGGAAATTGTAACTGCTTCACGTGAAGGAGGTGCATCTCTGAATATTCTTTCAGGTATAGTTACCGGTTATTTAAGTGCATTTTGGACAGGATTACTTATTGTTGCTTTAATGACAATAGCCTACTTTACTTCAGAACAAGGTTTAGTTGAAATACTTGGTCCTCATGCCTCAATCTTTGCTTTTGGATTAGTTGCCTTTGGCTTTTTATGTATGGGGCCTGTTACCATTGCGGTTGATAGTTACGGACCTGTAACCGATAATGCACAATCTGTATTTGAACTTTCACAGATTGAACAGATTCCCGGTATCAGCGAATCTATAGAGAAAGATTTTGGATTTACACCCGATTTTGAAGTAGGGAAGCATTTTCTTGAAGCCAACGACTCTGCCGGAAATACATTCAAGGCTACGGCTAAACCCGTGCTTATTGGTACGGCTGTGGTAGGAGCCACAACTATGATCTTCTCTATCATCTTATTACTCGAAAAAGTAGGTATGCTTAAACTTTCTCTCACAGATGCACCGGTTATTCTTGGTTTAATTTGTGGAGGAGCTGTTATTTTCTGGTTTAGTGGAGCTTCCATGCAGGCAGTTACTACCGGAGCCTATCGTGCTGTGGAATTTATCAAGAAAAACTTTAATATGGATAAGAAGGAGGCCGACATAAAGGATTCTATAGCGGTTGTGAAAATATGTACTCAATATGCACAAAAAGGAATGTGGAACATTTTTATAGCATTAATCTCTCTTACCCTTTCTTTTGCATTTATGGATCCAAACTTCTTTGTCGCTTATCTAGTGTCTATTGCAGTATTCGGATTATTTCAGGCTATTTTTATGGCCAATGCAGGCGGAAGTTGGGATAATGCCAAGAAAGTGGTAGAGGTAGATTTAAAAGAGAAAAACACACCTTTGCACGAAGCAGTTGTTGTGGGCGATACAGTGGGCGATCCATTTAAAGATACGTCGTCTGTTTCATTGAACCCAATCATTAAGTTCTCAACTTTGTTTGGACTTCTGGCTACAGAAATATGCATTGAAATGAAACGTAATCCGGATTTTGATTATTCCATGTATATTGCGATTCCTTTCTTGATTCTCAGTCTTATCTTTGTATGGCGATCATTCTACGGAATGAGAATTCCTGTTGAGAAGAAAACTAGTGAGATAAATAACAAGGTTACTATAAACGTTAGTAGTGAGGTAACTGAGAAAGAAAGAATTGAAAGAAGTTACGTTGATGAATTTGTTTCCGATAAATCATGTGTTTTAGGGAGCGAGAGAGTACCTGTTGAAAAGAAATGA
- a CDS encoding SIMPL domain-containing protein (The SIMPL domain is named for its presence in mouse protein SIMPL (signalling molecule that associates with mouse pelle-like kinase). Bacterial member BP26, from Brucella, was shown to assemble into a channel-like structure, while YggE from E. coli has been associated with resistance to oxidative stress.) has translation MKNWLKEAAIIALGLFLLGICIRNGINDFKDKDRVVSVKGLAEMEVPANKVTWPLMFKDLGDDLPTLYNNIKAKNSTIVSFLKSKGITEKEISISAPEIIDMQAERYADKPSAFRYNITSVITVTSDKVDKVRSLMREQSELLKQGIALTGGDYRYNIVYDFTKLNEVKPQMIENATKNARLSAEKFAKDSDSKLGKIKTANQGQFSITDRDANTPYIKSVRVVTTVDYYLED, from the coding sequence ATGAAAAACTGGTTGAAAGAAGCTGCAATTATTGCTCTCGGATTATTTCTTTTAGGAATTTGTATCAGGAATGGAATCAATGATTTTAAGGATAAGGACCGTGTGGTCAGTGTAAAAGGACTGGCGGAAATGGAGGTTCCTGCTAATAAAGTAACATGGCCATTGATGTTTAAAGATCTGGGCGATGATCTTCCAACCCTTTATAATAATATCAAAGCAAAGAATAGTACTATTGTCAGCTTTCTGAAATCTAAAGGAATTACTGAAAAGGAAATTAGTATCTCGGCTCCTGAAATTATTGACATGCAGGCTGAACGTTATGCAGATAAACCTTCCGCTTTTCGTTATAATATAACTTCGGTTATTACCGTTACTTCTGATAAGGTTGATAAAGTACGGAGTTTGATGAGAGAACAAAGCGAACTGTTGAAACAGGGTATCGCTCTCACCGGAGGTGATTATCGTTATAATATTGTTTATGATTTCACGAAGCTAAATGAGGTAAAGCCTCAGATGATTGAGAATGCAACCAAGAATGCCCGTCTGTCTGCTGAGAAATTTGCAAAAGACTCAGATAGTAAACTCGGAAAAATTAAAACGGCAAATCAAGGGCAGTTCTCTATTACAGATCGTGATGCTAACACTCCTTATATAAAAAGTGTGCGTGTGGTAACTACTGTTGATTACTATCTGGAAGATTAA
- a CDS encoding phenylalanine--tRNA ligase beta subunit-related protein, which produces MFTFKVSEEVRKACPDYIGAAIYATVKNSLHSEELWEKIDAVAAEYKATHQIDEVKKNRHILATRNAYKKFGKDPNRYRPSAEALCRRILRGLPLYKIDTLVDLINLVSIRTGYSIGGFDAGKISGDILELVVGKADEPFEGIGRGILNIEGLPVYRDAVGGIGTPTSDNERTKLSVGTTQLLAVINGYSGKEGLTEAVAYMQSLLREFAASDGGEVVYF; this is translated from the coding sequence ATGTTTACTTTCAAAGTATCTGAAGAAGTCCGTAAAGCTTGTCCCGATTATATTGGTGCAGCTATATATGCCACAGTAAAGAATTCTCTCCATAGCGAAGAGCTGTGGGAAAAGATCGATGCGGTAGCTGCTGAATATAAAGCTACTCATCAGATTGACGAAGTGAAAAAAAATCGTCATATACTTGCCACGCGTAATGCATATAAGAAGTTTGGGAAAGATCCTAATCGTTATCGTCCTTCAGCTGAGGCTCTTTGCAGAAGAATACTCCGAGGCTTACCTCTCTACAAAATAGATACTTTGGTTGATCTTATTAATCTGGTTTCCATTCGTACCGGATATTCCATAGGAGGTTTTGACGCCGGAAAAATATCAGGAGATATTCTTGAACTGGTTGTGGGAAAAGCTGATGAACCTTTTGAAGGTATAGGGCGGGGGATACTCAATATAGAAGGACTTCCGGTTTACAGGGATGCAGTAGGAGGAATAGGTACACCTACCAGTGATAACGAACGTACTAAGTTGTCTGTAGGAACCACTCAATTACTTGCTGTAATAAATGGCTATAGCGGAAAAGAAGGCTTGACTGAAGCGGTGGCTTACATGCAATCATTGCTCAGAGAATTTGCCGCTTCAGATGGTGGTGAGGTTGTCTATTTCTGA
- the pgeF gene encoding peptidoglycan editing factor PgeF, whose protein sequence is MTELTEDKVILGFELFSSIPNISHFVTSRNGGCSEDTFASFNCAPFSGDDPDKVKRNQEMLCSKLGVQPNKLVIPFQTHGSTIRAIDPFYVSLSPEEQQRRLHGVDALITNIPGYCICVSTADCVPILLYDSANKAIAVIHAGWRGTVAKIVKQTLDMMDHTYNTDAKDVIAAIGPSISVDSFEVGEEVYDTFQKIGFDMTKIAVWKEETQKHHIDLWEATRIQLTDIGVLPENIEISGICTYEEHERFFSARRLGTKSGRILSGIMLKK, encoded by the coding sequence ATGACAGAATTAACAGAAGATAAAGTAATATTAGGTTTTGAGCTATTTAGCTCAATTCCTAATATTTCTCATTTTGTAACCTCCCGTAACGGAGGCTGTAGCGAAGATACTTTTGCATCATTTAATTGTGCGCCTTTTTCGGGAGATGATCCTGACAAAGTGAAGCGCAATCAGGAAATGCTTTGTTCTAAATTGGGTGTTCAGCCAAATAAGTTGGTCATCCCGTTTCAAACACACGGAAGTACTATACGTGCTATCGATCCTTTTTATGTAAGCCTTTCTCCGGAAGAGCAGCAACGCAGGCTTCACGGGGTGGATGCCTTGATTACGAATATTCCGGGCTATTGTATTTGTGTTTCTACAGCCGATTGTGTGCCGATTCTTTTATATGATTCAGCAAACAAGGCAATTGCAGTTATCCATGCAGGATGGAGAGGTACTGTTGCAAAGATTGTGAAGCAAACCTTGGACATGATGGATCACACATATAATACCGATGCAAAGGATGTTATTGCAGCCATTGGTCCTAGTATTTCTGTTGATTCCTTTGAAGTAGGGGAAGAGGTTTATGATACTTTCCAGAAAATAGGATTTGACATGACTAAGATTGCAGTGTGGAAAGAGGAAACGCAGAAACATCATATTGACCTGTGGGAAGCCACTCGCATTCAATTAACAGATATTGGAGTGCTTCCTGAAAATATTGAGATATCAGGAATCTGTACATACGAAGAACACGAACGCTTTTTCTCTGCCCGTCGCTTGGGTACTAAGTCCGGACGTATTCTTTCTGGAATAATGTTGAAAAAATAA
- the obgE gene encoding GTPase ObgE, translating to MAESNFVDYVKIYCRSGKGGRGSTHMRREKYIPNGGPDGGDGGRGGHIILRGNRNYWTLLHLRYDRHIMAGHGESGGKQRSFGKDGEDKYIEVPCGTVVYNAETGEYICDVTDHGQEVKLLKGGRGGQGNSHFKTATRQAPRFAQPGEPMQELVIIMELKLLADVGLVGFPNAGKSTLLSVVSAAKPKIANYPFTTLEPNLGIVPYREGKSFVMADIPGIIEGASEGKGLGLRFLRHIERNSLLLFMVPADADDIKKEYEILLNELSTFNPEMLDKQRVLAITKCDMLDQELMDEIEKTLPDTIPYVFISSITGLGVSTLKDILWDELNKEGNKIEGIIHRPKDVNKLQAELLEMGEDEDFEFSYEEEEEEEEFFEDEEDKEE from the coding sequence ATGGCTGAATCGAATTTTGTTGATTACGTTAAGATCTATTGTCGCTCTGGTAAGGGAGGCAGGGGCTCTACGCACATGCGAAGAGAGAAGTATATCCCTAACGGCGGACCTGATGGTGGAGATGGCGGAAGAGGAGGCCATATTATATTACGTGGTAACCGCAATTACTGGACGCTGCTTCACCTGAGATACGACCGTCATATCATGGCTGGACACGGTGAGTCAGGAGGAAAGCAACGCAGTTTTGGTAAAGATGGTGAAGATAAATATATTGAAGTTCCTTGCGGAACCGTTGTATATAATGCTGAAACCGGTGAATACATTTGTGATGTAACGGATCATGGACAAGAAGTAAAGCTACTAAAAGGTGGTAGAGGCGGACAAGGTAACAGTCACTTTAAAACTGCTACCCGTCAGGCTCCTCGTTTTGCTCAGCCTGGTGAACCAATGCAGGAACTAGTTATAATCATGGAGTTGAAGCTGCTGGCTGATGTTGGTCTGGTTGGTTTCCCAAATGCGGGTAAATCTACTTTGCTATCTGTTGTGTCGGCTGCAAAACCTAAGATTGCCAATTATCCTTTTACTACTCTTGAACCTAATCTGGGTATTGTGCCTTATCGCGAGGGAAAATCTTTTGTGATGGCAGATATTCCTGGAATTATAGAAGGTGCAAGTGAAGGAAAAGGTTTAGGATTACGTTTTCTGCGCCACATTGAACGAAATTCGCTTTTGCTGTTTATGGTTCCGGCCGATGCGGATGATATTAAGAAAGAGTATGAAATTCTGCTCAACGAGCTTTCCACTTTTAACCCTGAAATGCTTGATAAGCAACGTGTTCTTGCTATTACAAAATGTGATATGCTGGATCAGGAACTGATGGATGAAATAGAAAAGACACTGCCCGATACAATTCCGTATGTGTTTATTTCGTCAATTACCGGTCTGGGTGTTTCTACTCTGAAAGATATTCTTTGGGATGAATTAAATAAGGAAGGTAACAAGATTGAAGGTATTATTCACCGTCCCAAAGATGTTAATAAGTTACAGGCAGAATTATTAGAAATGGGCGAGGATGAAGACTTTGAATTTTCTTATGAGGAAGAAGAGGAAGAGGAAGAATTCTTCGAGGATGAAGAAGATAAGGAAGAATAA
- a CDS encoding adenylate kinase has protein sequence MLNIVIFGAPGSGKGTQSERIVEKFGINHISTGDVLRAEIKNETALGKTAKGYIDQGQLVPDELIIDILASVLDSFKESKGVIFDGFPRTIPQAEALKVMLNERGQDVSVMLDLDVPEEELITRLLKRGEECGRADDNMETIKKRLVVYNTQTSPLKEYYKKEGKYQFIKGLGTMEGIFGDIVSAVENL, from the coding sequence ATGTTGAACATTGTTATTTTTGGTGCTCCTGGTTCAGGAAAAGGAACACAAAGTGAGCGTATTGTTGAGAAATTTGGTATTAATCATATCTCAACAGGAGATGTGCTTCGTGCAGAAATTAAGAATGAAACTGCACTGGGTAAAACAGCAAAAGGTTATATCGATCAGGGACAATTGGTTCCAGACGAATTGATTATTGATATCCTTGCAAGTGTATTAGATAGCTTTAAAGAAAGCAAAGGAGTGATCTTTGATGGCTTTCCAAGAACTATTCCTCAGGCTGAAGCATTGAAAGTAATGCTTAATGAAAGAGGACAAGATGTTTCTGTAATGCTTGACCTTGATGTTCCTGAAGAAGAACTGATTACTCGTTTATTGAAACGTGGTGAAGAATGTGGCCGTGCTGATGATAACATGGAAACAATCAAGAAACGTTTGGTTGTATATAATACTCAGACTTCTCCTTTGAAAGAGTATTACAAGAAAGAAGGAAAATATCAATTTATCAAAGGATTAGGTACAATGGAAGGTATCTTTGGTGATATTGTTTCCGCTGTTGAAAATTTATAA
- the hpt gene encoding hypoxanthine phosphoribosyltransferase, whose amino-acid sequence MKTIQIKDKKFALSIDAQAIQKEVTRVANEISNDLKDENPIFVSVLNGSFMFTADLMKQIEIPSKVTFVKLASYEGVSSTGVIKEVVGLSEDIQGKTVVIVEDIVDTGLTMQRLIETLGTRNPKAIHIATLLVKPDKLQVELDIKYCAMRIPNDFIVGYGLDYDGYGRNYPDIYTLAE is encoded by the coding sequence ATGAAAACAATTCAAATAAAAGATAAAAAATTTGCTCTTTCTATTGATGCACAGGCTATTCAGAAAGAAGTAACTCGTGTAGCCAATGAAATTAGTAATGATTTGAAGGATGAGAATCCTATTTTTGTCAGCGTGCTAAACGGATCTTTCATGTTTACTGCTGATTTAATGAAACAAATAGAAATACCCAGTAAAGTCACTTTCGTGAAACTGGCTTCCTATGAAGGAGTTTCATCTACAGGAGTTATTAAAGAAGTTGTAGGACTATCTGAAGATATTCAGGGCAAAACGGTAGTTATTGTTGAAGATATTGTTGATACCGGCTTAACTATGCAACGCTTGATAGAAACTCTTGGCACACGTAATCCTAAAGCTATTCATATTGCTACTTTACTGGTAAAACCAGATAAACTTCAAGTGGAACTGGATATTAAATATTGTGCAATGCGCATTCCTAATGATTTCATTGTAGGATACGGATTGGATTATGATGGCTATGGCCGCAACTATCCTGATATCTACACCTTGGCAGAATAA
- a CDS encoding peptide MFS transporter — translation MSHSKGHPKGLYLIFATGTAERFSYYGMRAIFILFLTKALLMDKALASSIYGSYTGLVYLTPLIGGYVADKYWGIRRSVFWGAIMMGLGQFLLFLSASFLNSVEMSHWLMYGGLGLLIFGNGFFKPTITTLVGQLYEPNDSRLDTAYTIFYMGINVGAFIAPLVCGYFGDTGTPEDFKWGFLAAAIGVLFTIVVFETQKNKYLVSPTGEQIGVLPDALQHKDTAKEEQPTISKEEATKKALFFAGVTIVLFAIFKWVFDAEYISAGIFAACIGIPAYILFDSSLTKIERERIIVIYLIAFFVIFFWAAYEQAGASLTLFADEQTNRSILGWTMPASYFQAFNPLFVVALAFVMPTIWSFLNKRKMEPSSPSKQAIGLFLLSLGYLFIAFGVKDLQPGVKVSMLWLTGLYFIHTMGEMALSPIGLSMVNRLTPVRFASLMMGIWYLSNAAANKFAGILSGLYPEAGKSKVILGFQIVSLYDFFMVFVVMSGISAVILFLLSNRLLKLMHGVK, via the coding sequence ATGAGTCATTCAAAAGGACATCCCAAAGGCCTCTACCTCATCTTTGCCACCGGTACTGCAGAGCGTTTCAGTTACTACGGCATGCGTGCTATCTTCATCCTGTTTTTAACTAAAGCCCTATTGATGGATAAAGCGCTGGCTTCCTCCATTTATGGAAGTTACACAGGTTTGGTGTACTTAACCCCTCTGATTGGTGGTTATGTGGCTGATAAATATTGGGGAATCAGGCGTTCTGTATTTTGGGGAGCAATAATGATGGGACTTGGACAATTCCTTTTGTTCCTTAGTGCATCATTCCTAAATTCGGTAGAGATGTCTCATTGGCTGATGTATGGTGGTCTGGGACTTCTTATTTTTGGAAATGGATTCTTCAAGCCTACAATAACTACTCTTGTAGGTCAATTATACGAACCCAATGATAGTCGTCTTGATACTGCATATACAATCTTCTATATGGGTATAAATGTAGGTGCATTTATTGCTCCGCTTGTATGTGGATATTTTGGTGATACAGGTACTCCGGAAGATTTTAAATGGGGATTCCTGGCAGCAGCTATTGGAGTGTTGTTTACTATTGTAGTATTTGAAACTCAAAAAAACAAATACCTTGTATCACCTACAGGAGAACAGATTGGTGTTCTACCCGATGCACTTCAGCATAAAGATACAGCAAAAGAAGAACAACCCACAATCTCTAAAGAAGAAGCAACCAAAAAAGCTCTTTTCTTTGCAGGAGTCACTATCGTTCTTTTTGCAATATTTAAATGGGTTTTCGATGCTGAATATATTAGTGCAGGTATATTTGCTGCATGTATAGGTATTCCGGCATACATACTTTTCGATAGCTCACTTACAAAAATAGAAAGAGAACGAATCATTGTTATTTATCTGATTGCCTTTTTCGTGATCTTTTTCTGGGCAGCATATGAACAAGCCGGTGCTTCACTTACTCTTTTTGCAGATGAACAGACTAATCGTTCAATTTTAGGATGGACAATGCCAGCTTCTTATTTCCAGGCGTTTAATCCTCTTTTTGTTGTAGCTTTGGCTTTTGTTATGCCTACAATCTGGTCATTCCTGAATAAGAGAAAGATGGAACCTTCTTCACCTTCAAAGCAGGCTATAGGTTTGTTTCTTTTATCTTTAGGATATTTATTTATTGCTTTTGGAGTAAAAGATCTTCAGCCTGGTGTTAAGGTTAGCATGCTTTGGCTTACCGGGCTTTATTTTATCCACACAATGGGTGAAATGGCATTGTCTCCTATTGGTCTGTCAATGGTTAACAGATTAACTCCGGTTCGTTTTGCATCTTTAATGATGGGTATCTGGTATCTTTCAAATGCAGCGGCAAATAAGTTTGCAGGTATACTTAGCGGTTTATATCCGGAAGCAGGCAAATCTAAAGTAATCCTGGGATTCCAGATTGTTTCTCTATATGATTTCTTTATGGTTTTCGTTGTAATGTCTGGAATTTCAGCTGTGATCTTGTTTTTGTTATCCAATAGATTGCTGAAACTGATGCATGGCGTAAAGTAA
- a CDS encoding NAD(P)H-hydrate dehydratase yields the protein MKIFPSIQIKQLDAYTIEHEPISSIDLMERAATVLTTAIMKYWSNETPVIVFAGPGNNGGDALAISRLLADHGYQVKAFLFNTGENISEDCATNKERLEQDDKVSFTEVTSKFEPPVLGKDCLVIDGLFGSGLKKPLSGGFAAVVKYINASSAMVVSIDLPSGLMCEDNTYNIKNHIIRSDKTLSIQLPKLSFFFAENADFLGEWELLDINLSQKGIEDTFTTWYLTEEVDIKKLIKPRKRFSHKGNFGNALLIAGAYGMAGASVLAAKACLKTGVGILNVHVPLKNNDILQTTVPEAIIQHDVHENCFASPVYPDNYSAVAIGPGLGKSEETAIALIEQIKLCQEPMVIDADALNILSEHRQSMVSIPRGSILTPHPKELERLVGKCESSYERLAKARDLATNYKIYIVLKGAYSVVITPDGNCFFNPTGNPGMATAGSGDVLTGVLLSLLSQGYTPEDSCKLGVYLHGLAGDLAKEKLGEIGMTAGDIVENLPFALIKLTQGTEK from the coding sequence ATGAAAATATTTCCAAGCATACAGATTAAACAGCTAGATGCTTACACTATAGAACATGAGCCAATCTCTTCTATTGACTTAATGGAGCGTGCAGCAACTGTTTTAACAACTGCTATTATGAAATACTGGAGCAATGAGACTCCGGTTATTGTATTTGCCGGTCCGGGTAATAATGGTGGCGACGCATTGGCTATTTCTCGCCTTTTGGCAGATCACGGATACCAGGTGAAGGCTTTTTTGTTCAACACTGGTGAAAACATATCAGAAGATTGTGCTACAAACAAAGAACGTTTGGAGCAAGATGACAAAGTCAGTTTCACAGAAGTTACCAGTAAATTTGAACCACCTGTACTAGGAAAAGATTGCCTGGTTATCGACGGTCTTTTTGGTTCAGGATTAAAGAAACCGCTATCGGGTGGCTTTGCTGCAGTAGTAAAATACATCAACGCATCATCAGCAATGGTAGTATCTATCGATCTTCCTTCCGGATTGATGTGCGAAGATAATACTTACAATATTAAGAACCATATTATTCGCTCAGATAAAACGCTGTCTATTCAACTTCCTAAGCTCTCTTTTTTCTTTGCCGAAAATGCAGATTTTTTAGGCGAATGGGAACTACTTGACATCAACCTAAGCCAAAAAGGAATTGAAGATACTTTTACAACATGGTATCTCACCGAAGAGGTAGACATCAAGAAGTTGATAAAGCCACGCAAGCGTTTTTCCCACAAAGGTAACTTTGGAAATGCCTTGCTTATTGCCGGAGCTTATGGTATGGCAGGAGCTTCGGTTCTGGCAGCCAAAGCTTGTCTAAAAACCGGAGTTGGAATCTTAAACGTCCATGTACCTTTAAAGAACAATGACATTCTTCAAACAACGGTTCCAGAGGCAATAATTCAGCACGATGTGCACGAAAACTGCTTTGCTAGTCCGGTGTATCCTGACAATTACTCGGCAGTAGCTATCGGACCAGGATTAGGAAAATCGGAAGAAACTGCCATAGCACTGATTGAACAAATAAAACTTTGTCAGGAACCAATGGTTATTGATGCCGATGCACTGAATATTCTTTCAGAACACAGACAAAGCATGGTTTCTATACCAAGAGGTTCCATCCTGACTCCTCATCCTAAAGAGCTGGAACGCTTAGTGGGTAAATGCGAAAGTAGCTATGAGAGACTGGCTAAGGCTCGTGATCTGGCTACAAACTATAAAATATACATTGTACTGAAAGGAGCTTACTCCGTAGTAATCACTCCCGACGGCAATTGCTTCTTTAACCCTACAGGTAATCCGGGAATGGCTACTGCCGGTAGCGGTGATGTGCTTACAGGTGTTTTGCTTTCTTTACTATCACAAGGTTACACTCCGGAGGATAGCTGCAAATTGGGAGTTTACCTGCACGGTTTGGCAGGCGATCTTGCAAAAGAGAAACTGGGTGAAATAGGAATGACAGCAGGAGATATTGTTGAGAACCTTCCATTTGCACTAATCAAATTGACACAAGGAACAGAGAAGTAA